The Desulfonatronovibrio magnus region GGAACGCAGTCATCCCTTTCAGACCTGCTGTTATTTGAACTGGATCAGGAGCCGAAAGTTCCTATGGATGATGTGCGTGAAGTAAGTAACTATGTGAGTTGATTGTGAAGACTTTCCTGGTATTGGTGATAGGGAAAATCAACAAATGGGTCAGGAAAATTCAAGCTGGATCTGGTAGATTTGGTTAGGTTCATTTTACTGTTGTGGATTAAGTTGATGCAGTGGGCGTCTAAAAACTGATCCGGTCGTCCATGCTGAAGTTTAATTCAGGTTCAGTCTACTCTCTCTGTTCGTTAGCCATTTTGCAAAGTTTAGATGCTTGCTGCTGTGAGGGCAGGAACATCAAAAGATTCACCATAGAGAGTTTCAGGTGCTATATCGATCTCGTTTGGCCATGTTACTGTTCCGTATTGAACCTTTGCTTTTTTAAATATGATAATGTTTTTCAGATCTCTAAATACTGGATATTGAAGGTATGGCTTCATATCGAAGCAACGCATTTCTCCAGTATTGAAGGTAAGTAAAAGCTTATATTCTTCTTGAGGAGATACTGATGTTACTTCTATCATAATAATATCCTTTTAGCGCAACGGATCAATTTTAAATATTGGCTCACCATTTACAGCTAACTGCCAGTTGGCCATGATTTCTTCTTCATGAATAGTAATCCAAGCTTGAACTAATCGTAATTTTTTATTTGGTAGTTCTCCCTCAAGCATCTCACCATCTGGAATAGATATGATAGATTTCACGCCTTGATATTCAATATGCAAGTGAGGAGAGTTGTGCCTCTGTGAATCCATGTAAAACATGCGTATAATGATTCCATAAAACATACTAATTGTAGGCACTTGTAATTCCTATAAAATATTAATTTTTCGAGATAAAATATTATTAAAACTTTTTACCCTTTTGACAAGAGAAAAAAAGACACCAATATTGGTCCATATTTATAGAATTTAATTTCTTATCAAATCCTTTTAACCGCTGTGGGTCAATATTCGGCCAGCATCCAGGGAGTTAGCTGCATACTACACCTCGTCTTGTTCTTGGTTAACAATCTGGTTTTTTTCCCTTCTGGTGGTCCATTTTTGTCATATGTTCGTTAAGTTTATCCATAACTGGTGAGTCATGACTCAACGGTTCAAACAGATATTGTTGTCTGTTGCTGCATTGATGGGCTTTGAAAAATCCTGCCTTGTTCCAGCGCCTTACTGTCTGGGTGCATACCCCTAATTGTTCGGATATCTCCTGAGCAGTCTTCATGCCAAGTTTGCGTAAACGTTCATAGCGCGAGTCAAGCTTGTACGACCTTTGAATATACTGGATGCTTTTTGGGTTCAAAGGCTCCCCGTCCACAGTGCGCATTCCTTGTTGATTCAACTTGCTTGCTATCTCTTCAGTGGTACAATGGTCAAGAAGTCTGTCAATCTCGGACACCAAATCAGCTGGAGTCTTGCGCAACTCAAAAAAACATAATCAACCTGTCCCCCATTTCTTCCATGTCCCCAATTTCTTCCATTTCCGGATTTGGTAACCTCCAGAATAAACCCAGGCTCAAGCTCGTCGAAATACTGGATTTTTTGCTTGTCTGTTGGAACAGGCGGTTTGCGTACAAACCTTTGTTTTAAAAGAACTTTTGGCATGTTTTGCCTCCTTTCGGTTATAAAGTTTTCATTTAAAACTTATAACGAAAAAGAAGGCAGGTTTTTGAATTAAGAAGCCTATTTTTGATGTCAGGTATGCGGAAACAGTTTAGAAGTTAAAAAAGTCGACGTAGCTGGCCAGTTATTGTCAAGGCAGCATGTAGCCCCAAGCTTTTTATGCCACAATCACAACGGTAATATGCGCAAACAGGAAATTAATCTTCAGCAGCCCTGTCTACCAGTTCTGTAAAACCGCTTAAGGACTCAGCCCTGGTGATCTTTATGGTTAAAATGCGAAGATTATCGATGGACTGGATGGATCTAATTTTGGCTGAGAGCATCCTAGGAAGTGGCCCATATAGCTCTGTTGCAAGGGCTATTAAGGTTTCTTGGGCGTTTTCTAGTTTGCCCTCTACAAAACCTTCCTCTCTCCCAATAACAAACCCTCTACCTTCACCTTCTCTAAGCCACTGATCAGCTAAAGTTTCCATTATCTTCTCACCTCCCTCTGGAATGAGATCCAGAGCTTTTTTGTAGTCTTCCTGATTTAGATAGCC contains the following coding sequences:
- a CDS encoding DUF2442 domain-containing protein, whose protein sequence is MIEVTSVSPQEEYKLLLTFNTGEMRCFDMKPYLQYPVFRDLKNIIIFKKAKVQYGTVTWPNEIDIAPETLYGESFDVPALTAASI
- a CDS encoding DUF4160 domain-containing protein; this translates as MPTISMFYGIIIRMFYMDSQRHNSPHLHIEYQGVKSIISIPDGEMLEGELPNKKLRLVQAWITIHEEEIMANWQLAVNGEPIFKIDPLR